A genomic stretch from Bacterioplanes sanyensis includes:
- a CDS encoding S8 family peptidase → MSSNKSITKNSALAVSLLSLAVMSASAQAELSKRFIVKYPSANQMSTLSEQGFNVQAEQQRLLQQQGIEYQRSMMMADYHVITVSADNEQQLQQRIDEISNSNAVVSIEEDRMMRAFFTPNDPRYADQWHYFDQQAGINLPAAWQQATGDGVTVAVLDTGYLPHEDLMANILPGYDMISDEFVSVDGDGRDGDATDPGDFMAKGECGDDYPPQDYPSSWHGTHVAGTVAAVTDNGVGVAGVAFNAKVVPVRVLGKCGGYTSDIADGIVWAAGGTVEGIPANRHPAQVINMSLGGGGACGDITQQAINFARSKGTTVVVAAGNSQSNADNFTPGNCDGVINVAANNINAGTAWYSNTGTTVDVTAPGGEWSIVNDPNGVLSTDNAGEQGAEADAYLTKQGTSMAAPHVAGVAALMYEKKPDITPDELEQALMDTTKAMTDNCVGCGTGIVDADAALSSLDDDPVGEPGSVTENITNGFYATWSTTVTVPAGMSALEVAVDKTQFFALGRGELTVSHSNGSSCTADITYSKGSCSIGAPAEGEWTVTFKAIGWNSNLKMIASWK, encoded by the coding sequence GTGAGTTCTAACAAATCAATTACAAAAAACTCAGCTTTAGCAGTGTCACTGTTGTCATTAGCGGTGATGAGCGCTAGCGCCCAAGCAGAGCTAAGCAAGCGTTTTATCGTTAAGTACCCATCTGCCAACCAAATGAGTACGTTATCTGAGCAAGGCTTTAATGTTCAGGCAGAACAGCAGCGTTTGCTGCAGCAGCAAGGCATCGAATATCAGCGCTCTATGATGATGGCGGATTATCACGTCATTACTGTGTCTGCCGACAACGAACAGCAGCTGCAACAGCGTATTGATGAAATTAGTAACAGCAACGCAGTCGTGTCGATTGAAGAAGACCGTATGATGCGTGCGTTCTTTACGCCGAATGACCCTCGTTACGCAGATCAGTGGCACTATTTTGATCAACAAGCGGGCATTAATTTACCAGCCGCTTGGCAGCAAGCGACGGGTGACGGCGTTACTGTCGCGGTACTGGATACCGGCTACCTGCCACATGAAGATTTAATGGCCAATATTTTGCCGGGCTACGACATGATCTCAGATGAGTTCGTGTCCGTGGATGGCGATGGCCGCGATGGTGATGCGACCGATCCAGGCGATTTTATGGCCAAAGGTGAGTGTGGCGATGATTATCCACCGCAAGATTACCCAAGCTCCTGGCACGGCACCCATGTTGCCGGTACCGTCGCAGCGGTAACGGATAACGGTGTGGGTGTGGCCGGTGTCGCTTTTAATGCCAAAGTGGTTCCAGTGCGTGTATTGGGCAAATGCGGTGGTTATACCTCTGACATTGCTGACGGTATCGTTTGGGCTGCCGGTGGCACGGTGGAAGGTATTCCTGCCAACCGTCATCCTGCGCAAGTCATTAACATGAGCCTGGGTGGCGGCGGCGCCTGTGGCGACATCACCCAACAAGCGATTAATTTTGCTCGCTCTAAAGGCACTACCGTAGTGGTCGCGGCTGGTAACAGCCAGAGCAACGCCGACAATTTCACGCCAGGTAACTGTGATGGCGTCATTAACGTCGCGGCAAACAACATTAATGCCGGCACTGCTTGGTACTCCAATACCGGTACCACGGTCGATGTAACTGCTCCAGGCGGGGAGTGGAGCATCGTTAACGATCCAAATGGTGTGCTGTCGACGGATAATGCTGGCGAACAGGGTGCAGAGGCGGACGCCTATCTGACCAAACAAGGTACCTCCATGGCTGCGCCGCACGTTGCTGGTGTTGCGGCACTGATGTACGAGAAAAAACCAGACATCACTCCAGATGAGCTGGAACAAGCTTTGATGGACACCACCAAAGCCATGACGGATAACTGTGTTGGTTGCGGTACTGGTATTGTTGATGCCGACGCAGCGCTGAGCTCTCTGGACGATGACCCAGTGGGTGAACCAGGCAGTGTGACCGAGAACATTACCAATGGCTTCTACGCTACATGGTCAACAACGGTGACCGTGCCAGCGGGTATGTCTGCTCTGGAAGTGGCTGTTGATAAAACACAATTCTTCGCACTGGGTCGCGGTGAGTTGACGGTATCACACAGCAACGGCAGCTCTTGTACGGCGGATATCACTTACTCGAAAGGCAGCTGCAGCATTGGCGCGCCAGCAGAAGGTGAGTGGACCGTCACCTTCAAGGCCATTGGTTGGAACAGCAACCTTAAAATGATCGCTAGCTGGAAATAA
- a CDS encoding collagenase, which yields MSRIWLSILITTLLTACGGGSSGSDRSGDTDQDTITQPERGNDSGGSGADNSGSDNSGSDNSGSDNSGSDNSGSDNSGSDNSGSDNSGSDNSGSDNSGSDNSGSDNSGSDNSGSDNSGSDNSGSDNSGSDNSGSDNSGSGNDDSGNDDSGNDDSGNDDSGNDDSGNDDSGNDDSGNDDSGNDDSGNDDSGNDDSGNDDSGNDDSGNDDSGNDDSGNDDSGNDDSGNDDSGNDDGSTFNGVAHSWDCKAASLDAFSDEDFAATVAAAENQCVNGLFSLTGPQAAKTFAQPRMEIVAKHIAGSSSPSEASVLFLRAGLYVQYYHKNDVGDYTPTLREAIKQSLNKLLSDTRITGKADSLLSESVTLIDSSGLNTQFIEKVIQILEFFPNSDTDSRDRKVATNNVFTVLFRGHYQDDFVSDVNKTQALLSALVTFVNQQQALLQGDDAYLVENALREYARFLQHDALKPQLRTQIKTWLQQLPEFGGAWLALAKVAQSYDDCREYGICNFQKNLEQTVLAIRHSCANVSADIRAQALTQPQRVEVCNILADQSQRFHQLFNTGQQPVADDYNDRLEVVIFDSSSDYKRYAGLFFDISTDNGGMYLEGNPAQQGNQARFIAYRAEWQDDFTVWNLRHEYTHYLDGRYNLYGTFTRSQAFPTTWWTEGMAEYATHLDKNPAAIDSAKRQKVALSEVLQNTYSDGTERVYRWGYLASWYMKTEQAARTLQWLTAMRENRFEDYQRDLEQLGNAYDASFSTWLDQRIAEHDQNGGNDDTDGDHGDDGHSPHENQLIADEPRRISTTGQNYYFILVPDNARHLRIYTQGGSGNVTLYSSTDTWPTASNHQQQVDGQGTSSTLFIDQPQAGYLFLQVAGDYQDVDISFSFNQSQSASRSW from the coding sequence ATGAGTCGTATCTGGCTTAGCATTCTAATAACAACCTTATTAACAGCATGTGGTGGCGGCTCATCTGGCAGCGACCGCTCGGGTGATACGGATCAGGACACCATTACTCAACCTGAACGCGGCAACGACTCAGGCGGTAGCGGCGCTGACAATTCCGGCTCAGACAATTCCGGCTCAGACAATTCCGGCTCAGACAATTCCGGCTCAGACAATTCCGGCTCAGACAATTCCGGCTCAGACAATTCCGGCTCAGACAATTCCGGCTCAGACAATTCCGGCTCAGACAATTCCGGCTCAGACAATTCCGGCTCAGACAATTCCGGCTCAGACAATTCCGGCTCAGATAACTCAGGCTCAGATAACTCAGGCTCAGATAACTCAGGCTCAGATAACTCCGGCTCAGATAACTCCGGCTCTGGTAACGACGACTCTGGTAACGACGACTCTGGTAACGACGACTCTGGTAACGACGACTCTGGTAACGACGACTCTGGTAACGACGACTCTGGTAACGACGACTCTGGTAACGACGACTCTGGTAACGACGACTCTGGTAACGACGACTCTGGTAACGACGACTCTGGCAACGACGACTCTGGTAACGACGACTCTGGTAACGACGACTCTGGTAACGACGACTCTGGTAACGACGACTCTGGTAACGACGACTCTGGTAACGACGACTCTGGTAACGACGATGGCAGTACGTTTAACGGCGTTGCCCACAGCTGGGACTGCAAAGCCGCCAGCCTGGATGCATTCAGTGATGAAGATTTTGCCGCTACCGTTGCTGCAGCAGAAAATCAATGCGTAAACGGTTTGTTCTCCCTGACCGGTCCACAAGCAGCAAAAACCTTCGCGCAGCCACGGATGGAAATCGTAGCCAAACACATTGCTGGCTCATCAAGCCCGAGCGAAGCCTCAGTATTATTTTTACGCGCTGGTCTTTACGTGCAGTACTACCACAAAAACGATGTGGGGGATTACACCCCAACGCTGCGCGAGGCTATTAAACAATCACTCAATAAACTATTAAGCGATACGCGCATCACTGGCAAGGCCGACAGTTTGCTCTCTGAATCCGTCACTTTGATTGATAGCTCAGGGTTAAATACACAATTTATTGAAAAAGTTATTCAGATATTAGAATTTTTCCCAAATTCAGACACAGACAGTCGCGATCGCAAAGTCGCCACTAACAATGTATTTACAGTGTTGTTCCGAGGCCACTATCAGGACGATTTTGTCAGCGATGTGAATAAAACCCAGGCGCTGTTGTCGGCACTGGTGACTTTCGTAAATCAGCAGCAAGCTCTGTTGCAAGGCGATGATGCTTATCTGGTCGAAAATGCTCTGCGTGAATACGCGCGTTTTCTTCAACACGATGCATTAAAACCTCAACTACGCACGCAAATTAAAACCTGGCTGCAGCAGCTGCCAGAGTTTGGCGGCGCTTGGTTGGCTCTGGCTAAGGTGGCCCAGTCCTACGACGACTGTCGCGAATACGGAATTTGTAACTTTCAGAAGAACCTAGAGCAAACCGTTTTAGCCATCCGCCACAGCTGTGCCAACGTCAGTGCCGACATTCGCGCACAGGCCTTAACACAACCGCAGCGGGTTGAGGTGTGTAATATCCTCGCGGACCAATCACAACGTTTTCATCAACTGTTTAACACCGGTCAACAGCCCGTCGCAGACGATTACAACGATCGTTTGGAAGTGGTGATTTTCGACAGCTCCAGTGATTACAAACGCTATGCGGGCCTGTTCTTTGATATCAGCACCGACAATGGCGGTATGTACCTGGAGGGCAATCCTGCCCAGCAGGGTAACCAAGCACGCTTTATTGCCTATCGTGCCGAGTGGCAGGACGACTTTACCGTATGGAACCTGCGCCACGAGTACACCCACTATTTGGATGGTCGTTACAACCTGTACGGCACCTTTACTCGTTCACAAGCCTTCCCCACCACTTGGTGGACAGAAGGCATGGCGGAATACGCCACGCACCTGGACAAAAATCCGGCCGCCATCGACAGCGCTAAACGCCAAAAAGTTGCCCTCAGCGAAGTGCTTCAAAATACCTACAGCGATGGCACAGAGCGTGTGTACCGTTGGGGGTACTTGGCCAGCTGGTACATGAAAACCGAGCAAGCAGCCCGTACATTACAATGGCTCACCGCCATGCGTGAAAACCGTTTTGAAGACTATCAACGTGACCTTGAACAATTAGGTAACGCCTACGACGCGTCATTTTCAACCTGGCTGGACCAGCGCATTGCGGAGCACGATCAAAATGGAGGCAATGACGATACAGATGGCGACCACGGCGACGATGGTCACAGTCCGCATGAAAACCAGTTGATTGCCGATGAACCGCGTCGCATCAGTACCACTGGCCAGAATTATTACTTCATTCTGGTGCCAGATAACGCCCGCCATCTGCGTATTTATACCCAAGGTGGCAGTGGTAACGTCACCCTATACAGCAGCACCGACACCTGGCCGACGGCGTCAAATCATCAGCAACAGGTTGACGGTCAGGGCACGTCATCCACCTTGTTTATTGACCAACCCCAAGCAGGTTATTTGTTCTTGCAGGTAGCCGGTGACTATCAGGACGTCGACATCAGCTTTAGTTTTAATCAAAGCCAAAGCGCCAGTCGCAGCTGGTAA
- a CDS encoding AraC family transcriptional regulator, which yields MMKLGDISVAYVELMVRAAEQLGADAAPLLAQYQLDQVRLASADARISIPRFMRLGHDLIEQCQAPQLGLVMGQLTSASHLGLAGLLAQSASDVRTACRCLTEYELLSSFNSRGRSQFSLEQGQGIAHFYSISPYNAFNLFVVDSVLAGWAAMLHWLTGRNDLIARVEVEFSRPAYGDFYKQAFPAEVVFDAPRNAVVLHDWALSLPSLHRCASTYEGLKRLADRELQRVRLGLSFREQVERAIGPLLNGQTPTLEAVSQRLNMAPWTVRRRLSSEDTNFQQVLNDTRRNLAMSYVRDTSLTLGEIAYLLGFGSAAAFQRAFKRWSGIAPGRFREQCRLHISTASSPSSG from the coding sequence ATGATGAAGCTCGGTGATATTTCGGTGGCGTACGTGGAGCTGATGGTGCGCGCTGCAGAGCAGTTGGGCGCTGATGCCGCTCCGCTGTTGGCGCAATATCAACTCGATCAGGTGCGCCTGGCGTCGGCGGATGCACGCATCAGTATCCCACGCTTTATGCGCCTCGGGCACGATCTGATTGAGCAATGTCAGGCGCCACAACTCGGTTTGGTGATGGGGCAATTAACCTCAGCATCGCATTTAGGGTTGGCGGGTTTGCTGGCGCAAAGTGCCAGTGACGTACGTACCGCATGTCGCTGTTTGACCGAGTACGAGTTGTTGTCGAGTTTTAATTCACGCGGTCGCTCGCAGTTCAGTCTTGAGCAAGGGCAGGGCATTGCGCACTTTTATTCCATCAGCCCGTACAATGCCTTTAACTTGTTTGTGGTCGACTCGGTGCTGGCCGGTTGGGCGGCCATGCTGCACTGGCTGACCGGACGCAATGATTTAATCGCTCGCGTCGAGGTGGAATTTTCACGCCCAGCTTACGGCGATTTTTACAAACAGGCCTTTCCTGCGGAGGTGGTGTTTGATGCGCCGCGCAATGCGGTGGTGCTGCATGATTGGGCATTGTCGCTGCCTTCGCTGCATCGTTGTGCATCTACCTATGAAGGGCTAAAGCGCTTGGCGGATCGTGAATTGCAGCGAGTGCGCTTAGGGCTGAGTTTTCGTGAGCAGGTAGAGCGCGCCATTGGCCCACTGTTAAATGGTCAAACACCGACGCTGGAAGCGGTATCGCAGCGGTTAAATATGGCGCCTTGGACGGTGCGGCGCCGACTGAGCAGTGAGGACACCAACTTCCAGCAAGTATTGAACGACACACGCCGCAATCTCGCCATGAGTTATGTGCGCGATACCAGCCTGACCCTGGGAGAAATTGCGTATTTGCTCGGTTTTGGCTCGGCTGCGGCTTTTCAACGTGCTTTTAAACGCTGGAGCGGCATCGCCCCTGGACGTTTTCGAGAGCAATGCCGCCTTCACATTTCCACGGCATCATCGCCATCGTCTGGGTAG
- a CDS encoding DUF1329 domain-containing protein — translation MKNNNWIAAGALALVVFASHSWAAVSVKQADRLKGELMPLGGERAGNGNDIPPWRGGLTLPPLGYEKPGQHHQDPFPQDEPLFTITSSNMKQYADYLTEGQQAMFRKYPDTFRMPIYQTRRTAAAPEWVYENTYKNAIRAELGGEGNALLYAYGGIPFPIAQNGLEAIWNHITRWRGIYLTRRASELAVHRDGDYSLVTVQQEVEFNYYRTDRTIEDLDNILFYYLSFTKAPARLAGGAVLVHETLNQVDEPRQAWGYNAGQRRVRRAPNLAYDTPIAAADGLRYADDTDMFNGAPDRYNWKLLGKRELYIPYNNYRLSADTVSYDDLIQPGHLNPDFTRYEKHRVWVVEATLKEGMRHVYQRRVFYLDEDTWGIAVADQYDAADELWRVNMAYIKTYYEMPVTWTTMDVFHDLKAGRYHLQGLDNQEEGTIDYSQEPPGERYFTPAELRRRGRR, via the coding sequence ATGAAGAACAATAATTGGATCGCGGCTGGCGCCCTTGCGTTGGTTGTCTTCGCTTCACACAGTTGGGCAGCCGTGTCGGTAAAACAAGCCGACCGTCTGAAAGGGGAGCTCATGCCACTTGGCGGCGAGCGCGCTGGCAATGGCAATGACATTCCTCCGTGGCGTGGTGGATTGACGCTACCACCTTTGGGGTATGAAAAGCCCGGTCAGCACCATCAAGACCCGTTCCCGCAAGACGAACCGCTGTTTACCATCACCTCCTCCAACATGAAGCAGTACGCGGATTATCTGACGGAAGGCCAGCAGGCCATGTTCCGCAAGTATCCAGATACCTTCCGCATGCCGATTTATCAAACCCGTCGTACCGCAGCGGCGCCTGAGTGGGTGTACGAAAACACCTACAAAAACGCCATTCGCGCCGAGCTCGGTGGTGAGGGTAACGCACTGCTGTATGCCTACGGCGGCATACCGTTCCCGATTGCGCAAAACGGTCTGGAAGCGATTTGGAATCACATTACTCGCTGGCGCGGGATTTATCTGACTCGCCGTGCGTCGGAGCTGGCGGTGCATCGCGACGGCGATTATTCACTGGTGACGGTGCAGCAAGAAGTCGAATTTAACTACTATCGCACCGACCGCACCATCGAAGATCTCGACAATATTCTGTTCTACTACCTGTCGTTTACCAAAGCGCCGGCACGCTTAGCTGGCGGTGCGGTGTTGGTGCATGAGACCTTGAACCAGGTCGATGAACCGCGCCAAGCCTGGGGCTACAACGCTGGTCAACGACGTGTACGCCGGGCGCCTAACCTGGCTTACGACACGCCCATTGCTGCTGCCGATGGTTTGCGCTATGCCGACGACACCGACATGTTTAACGGCGCTCCAGACCGCTACAACTGGAAGCTGCTGGGTAAGCGTGAGCTGTACATTCCTTACAATAACTATCGCTTGAGCGCAGACACCGTCAGTTACGATGACCTGATTCAGCCAGGCCACCTCAACCCAGATTTCACTCGCTATGAAAAACACCGCGTATGGGTGGTGGAAGCGACGCTGAAGGAAGGCATGCGGCATGTGTATCAGCGGCGAGTGTTTTACCTCGATGAGGACACCTGGGGCATTGCCGTTGCTGATCAATACGACGCGGCGGATGAGCTGTGGCGCGTGAACATGGCCTACATCAAAACCTACTACGAGATGCCAGTGACTTGGACCACGATGGACGTGTTCCACGACTTAAAAGCCGGGCGTTACCATCTGCAAGGTCTGGATAACCAGGAAGAGGGCACCATTGATTACAGCCAGGAGCCCCCGGGTGAGCGTTACTTCACCCCCGCAGAACTACGTAGGCGAGGACGGCGTTAA
- a CDS encoding WD40/YVTN/BNR-like repeat-containing protein: MFSDLVQRRQSARMAPWQRFTIGLLLCLMLAPTAHSAWQDPLATPAMATELAHQELLLDVTRADQRLIAVGAHGHIIYSDDHGQSWQQARVPVKVTLTSVHFPSGKYGWAVGHDGVILHSNDGGASWIKQFEGFRANDAIVAAAKQLKATREAQLASAEEQGDDVAIEEAEIQLENATFALDDALYDQETGSTKPFLDVWFYDARRGFAVGAYGMAFYTADGGQTWQDISARIPNPDRMHLNAIEPVGATALTLIGEAGTLIRSDDLGGNWRAMLAPYEGSLFGLVQRDDEQWLFGLRGHVFHSRDDGISWTELSTGSEQTLLGGVSTRDNTVLVGNGGSVIVLQKVGNNIRSIIIEGRKAYAGVAQTSEGGFILVGEDGVKRLSAEGELLNTQISMASGE, translated from the coding sequence ATGTTTTCTGATTTGGTTCAGCGCCGTCAGAGTGCCCGCATGGCACCTTGGCAGCGCTTCACCATTGGCCTACTGCTGTGCCTTATGCTGGCACCAACGGCCCACAGTGCTTGGCAAGACCCGCTTGCCACCCCAGCCATGGCTACCGAGTTGGCGCACCAGGAATTGCTGCTGGATGTGACGCGCGCCGACCAACGGCTTATCGCAGTGGGGGCCCATGGCCACATTATTTACTCCGATGATCACGGACAAAGCTGGCAACAGGCGCGTGTGCCGGTCAAAGTCACGCTCACCTCAGTGCATTTTCCATCGGGCAAATACGGCTGGGCCGTTGGCCATGATGGCGTCATTTTGCACAGCAACGATGGTGGCGCTAGCTGGATTAAACAGTTTGAAGGTTTTCGTGCCAACGACGCCATTGTCGCTGCGGCCAAGCAGTTAAAAGCAACGCGCGAAGCACAGTTGGCCAGCGCGGAAGAGCAAGGCGATGACGTCGCCATTGAAGAGGCGGAAATTCAGCTGGAAAACGCCACCTTCGCTTTGGATGACGCACTGTACGATCAGGAAACTGGCTCCACCAAACCGTTTTTAGATGTCTGGTTTTACGACGCACGCCGCGGTTTTGCCGTGGGTGCCTATGGCATGGCGTTTTACACCGCTGACGGCGGCCAGACTTGGCAGGACATCTCTGCTCGCATTCCGAATCCCGATCGCATGCACCTCAATGCCATCGAGCCTGTTGGTGCCACGGCACTGACGTTAATCGGTGAAGCCGGCACGCTGATTCGCTCGGACGATTTGGGCGGTAACTGGCGTGCAATGCTGGCACCTTATGAAGGCTCGCTATTTGGTCTGGTGCAGCGTGACGATGAGCAATGGTTGTTTGGCTTGCGTGGCCATGTATTCCACTCCCGCGACGATGGCATCAGCTGGACTGAATTAAGTACCGGCAGTGAGCAAACCCTGTTGGGCGGCGTCAGCACTCGCGATAACACCGTATTGGTCGGTAATGGCGGTTCCGTCATCGTGTTGCAAAAGGTGGGCAATAACATCCGTTCCATCATTATTGAAGGGCGTAAGGCGTACGCCGGTGTCGCGCAAACCAGTGAGGGCGGCTTCATTCTTGTGGGTGAAGACGGTGTCAAACGCTTATCTGCCGAGGGTGAGCTGTTAAACACCCAAATCAGTATGGCGTCAGGAGAATAA
- a CDS encoding efflux RND transporter permease subunit codes for MSEQKHHFNSEPEHYILSPETEPMLERFLFGNRTLVLIILAALTAVFAYGLTKVKLDSSIEKYIPLNHQYIQNYLVHKDDMKSGVANVKIAVEAVDGDIFTKDYMETLSKINDEVFFVRGVDRSGMQSLWTPNTRWTEVTEEGFQGGPVIPSTYDGSADSLEQVRQNVLKSGQVGRLVANDFRSSIIDVPLVEYDPETGEKLSYQQFSHDLEAKIRDQFGGDQYRIYITGTPKKLGDLLDGAGQIAFFFLAAMIATAVLLYLYSRCPKGTVVPIIASLIAVVWQLGALALLGFTIDLYSVLVPFLVFAIGISHGVQIINGIAIESGKGANREQAARQAFRGLYVPGMLALMSDAIGFLTLLFIDIGVIQELAIAASVGVAMIIVTNLVLLPIVMSYLGISKAGVRHAEKTERSDPVLWRLVSQFANRKVAPLPIIIAAAMAVVGFFVSQDLKIGDLDKGAPELRADSRYNLDNDFMVSHYSTSSDVLVVMVETPPEQCNDFKVMDAVDRFMWHMENVPGVQSTTSLVTVSKLVTKAMNEGNLNWSALSRNQTILNTSIQRAPSGLINPDCSMAPVIVYLNDHKAETLETAVAAVEEFKAQYDDTVEQKYFEMRIPQIQQAIANGEIDSVPVRFQLASGNAGIEAATNQVIAEAQNTMLVFVYVVVFVLCFITFRSFTAVACIIIPLVLTSILSQALMTYLGIGVKVATLPVIALGVGIGVDYGIYIYNRLEVMIIAGKNMQEAFLETLKSTGKAVSFTGITLALGVGTWMLSPIKFQADMGVLLTFMFLWNMLGALILLPALATFLLRPERMRQRHRDRHGDVPPAG; via the coding sequence ATGAGTGAACAAAAGCATCATTTTAATTCTGAGCCAGAGCACTACATTCTGTCTCCTGAAACAGAGCCCATGCTAGAGCGTTTTCTGTTTGGAAATCGCACTCTGGTGCTGATTATTTTGGCGGCGCTGACGGCGGTATTTGCCTATGGCCTGACCAAAGTAAAGCTGGACTCCAGCATTGAAAAATACATCCCGCTGAATCACCAATACATTCAAAATTACTTGGTGCACAAAGACGACATGAAAAGCGGTGTCGCCAATGTGAAAATTGCCGTGGAAGCCGTCGACGGTGATATTTTCACCAAAGACTACATGGAGACACTGAGTAAAATTAACGACGAAGTCTTTTTTGTTCGCGGCGTCGATCGTTCTGGCATGCAGTCCTTATGGACACCCAATACGCGCTGGACGGAAGTGACCGAAGAGGGCTTTCAAGGCGGCCCGGTGATTCCAAGCACCTACGACGGTTCTGCCGACAGCCTCGAACAAGTGCGTCAAAATGTACTCAAGTCCGGTCAGGTTGGCCGCTTAGTGGCGAACGATTTCCGCTCGTCGATCATTGACGTGCCACTGGTGGAATACGACCCGGAAACCGGCGAAAAACTGAGTTATCAGCAGTTCTCGCACGATTTGGAAGCGAAAATTCGCGATCAGTTCGGCGGCGATCAATATCGTATTTACATCACTGGTACACCGAAAAAACTCGGTGATTTGCTCGATGGTGCAGGCCAAATTGCGTTTTTCTTCTTGGCCGCCATGATTGCCACCGCCGTGTTGTTGTATCTGTATTCACGCTGCCCGAAAGGCACGGTGGTGCCGATCATCGCATCGCTGATTGCGGTGGTGTGGCAATTGGGTGCGCTGGCGCTGCTGGGCTTTACCATTGACCTGTATTCCGTCTTGGTGCCGTTTTTGGTGTTTGCCATCGGCATCAGCCACGGCGTACAAATCATTAATGGCATTGCCATCGAAAGCGGCAAAGGCGCTAACCGCGAACAAGCCGCGCGCCAAGCGTTCCGCGGTTTGTATGTGCCAGGCATGCTGGCATTGATGTCCGACGCCATCGGCTTTTTGACCTTGCTGTTTATTGATATCGGTGTGATCCAGGAGCTGGCTATTGCTGCGTCTGTGGGTGTGGCCATGATCATTGTGACCAACCTGGTATTGCTGCCGATCGTGATGTCTTATTTGGGCATTAGTAAAGCCGGTGTGCGCCACGCAGAAAAAACCGAACGTTCAGACCCAGTGTTGTGGCGACTGGTGTCTCAGTTTGCTAATCGCAAAGTGGCACCGCTGCCGATTATTATCGCTGCTGCCATGGCGGTGGTGGGTTTCTTTGTCAGCCAAGACTTAAAAATCGGTGACTTGGATAAAGGCGCCCCTGAGCTGCGTGCTGACTCTCGCTATAACCTAGATAACGACTTTATGGTGTCGCACTATTCCACCAGCTCTGACGTGTTGGTGGTGATGGTGGAAACGCCACCAGAGCAGTGCAACGACTTTAAAGTAATGGACGCCGTCGATCGCTTTATGTGGCATATGGAAAATGTGCCTGGCGTACAGTCGACCACATCCTTGGTGACCGTTTCCAAACTGGTGACCAAAGCGATGAACGAGGGCAATCTGAACTGGTCAGCGCTGTCGCGTAACCAAACCATTTTGAACACGTCGATTCAGCGTGCGCCAAGCGGCTTGATCAACCCGGATTGCTCGATGGCGCCGGTGATTGTGTATTTGAACGACCACAAAGCCGAAACGCTAGAGACCGCAGTCGCGGCGGTGGAAGAGTTTAAAGCGCAATACGACGATACCGTCGAGCAAAAATACTTTGAAATGCGCATTCCGCAAATTCAACAAGCCATTGCCAACGGTGAAATCGACTCCGTACCGGTACGTTTCCAATTGGCATCGGGTAATGCGGGCATCGAGGCTGCGACCAATCAGGTGATTGCCGAGGCGCAAAACACCATGCTGGTCTTCGTTTACGTGGTGGTGTTTGTACTGTGTTTTATTACCTTCCGCTCGTTTACTGCAGTGGCCTGTATCATTATTCCACTGGTGCTGACATCCATTCTGTCGCAAGCCTTGATGACCTACCTGGGCATTGGCGTAAAAGTGGCCACTTTGCCGGTGATTGCACTGGGCGTGGGGATTGGCGTTGACTACGGCATCTATATTTATAACCGCCTTGAGGTGATGATCATCGCTGGCAAAAATATGCAGGAAGCTTTCCTGGAAACGCTGAAGTCTACCGGCAAAGCGGTGAGCTTTACCGGCATTACTCTGGCCTTAGGCGTGGGCACCTGGATGCTGTCGCCGATTAAGTTCCAGGCCGACATGGGTGTGCTGCTGACCTTTATGTTCTTGTGGAACATGTTGGGCGCGCTGATCTTGCTGCCTGCTCTGGCAACCTTCTTGTTGCGTCCGGAGCGTATGCGTCAACGTCATCGTGATCGCCATGGTGATGTACCGCCGGCGGGTTGA